From a region of the Fusarium verticillioides 7600 chromosome 9, whole genome shotgun sequence genome:
- a CDS encoding MFS transporter, SP family, sugar:H+ symporter translates to MAGDQITSEQQLDAVPKKGVWRQLRENPYIFGLSMFASLGGFLFGYDQGVVSGVLTMESFAVDFPRIYLDSGFKGWFVSTLLLCAWFGSLINGPIADYIGRKGSILLAVVVFTIGSAFQAGADSIPMLFAGRAVAGLSVGMLTMIVPMYMSEVSSPGIRGTLVVLQQLSITLGILVSYWLEYGTQYIGGHRCAPNIPYSGGTPDKRTFDPRYDVGPDGCTGQSEAAWRVPFALQIFPALVLGIGMLFFPESPRFYLMRHKEDKALAALAQLRQVHVDSESIRAEYLAIKTEVLFDESVSAEKFPGKRGVSLFAAQHVALVSTWPAFKRLAIGCCIMFFQQFMGCNAIIYYAPTMFAQLGLSGNTSGLLATGVYGIVNTLSTLPALFLIDKLGRRPLLMCGAAGTFISLVIVGGIIGGFGSGLADNKAAGWVGIVFIYIYDVNFSFSFAPIGWVLPSEIFNLGNRSKAMAITTSATWMCNFIIGLVTPDMLTNLGWGTYIFFAAFCLLAFLFTYFFVPETRGKSLEDMDLVFGDTASHEEKTRLMEIASSMGLTESIPGHKVGLAKEDSTTAEHFA, encoded by the exons ATGGCTGGTGACCAAATTACCAGTGAGCAGCAGCTCGATGCAGTACCCAAAAAGGGTGTCTGGCGCCAGTTGCGTGAGAACCCTTACATTTTTGGGCTTTCTATG TttgccagtcttggtggCTTCCTCTTTGGCTATGATCAAGGCGTCGTGTCGGGTGTATTGACCATGGAGTCATTCGCTGTTGACTTTCCACGAATCTACCTTGACAGTGGTTTCAAGGGTTGGTTTGTCTCAACTCTACTTCTGTGCGCGTGGTTTGGGTCGCTCATCAACGGCCCCATTGCCGACTACATTGGTAGAAAGGGCTCGATCCTCCTGGCTGTTGTCGTATTTACCATAGGGTCAGCTTTCCAGGCTGGCGCTGACTCTATCCCTATGCTTTTCGCTG GCCGTGCTGTGGCTGGTCTCTCAGTTGGCATGTTGACCATGATTGTGCCCATGTATATGTCCGAGGTATCAAGCCCTGGCATTCGGGGTACTCTTGTCGTTCTGCAGCAACTTAGTATCACCCTCGGTATCCTCGTAAGCTACTGGTTAGAGTATGGAACCCAGTACATCGGCGGCCATCGATGTGCACCTAATATACCGTACTCAGGCGGCACCCCGGACAAACGCACGTTCGACCCTCGATATGATGTTGGCCCCGACGGATGCACAGGCCAATCCGAGGCTGCCTGGCGAGTTCCATTTGCCCTTCAGATTTTCCCTGCGCTTGTTCTGGGCATTGGCATGCTTTTCTTCCCCGAATCCCCGCGCTTCTATCTCATGCGTcacaaggaagacaaggccCTTGCCGCTCTGGCTCAACTCCGTCAGGTTCATGTTGACTCAGAATCCATCAGAGCTGAGTACTTAGCCATCAAGACCGAGGTCCTGTTTGACGAGTCCGTATCGGCGGAGAAGTTCCCCGGGAAGAGGGGCGTTTCCCTCTTCGCTGCTCAGCATGTTGCTCTTGTGTCTACGTGGCCTGCCTTCAAGCGTCTCGCCATTGgctgctgcatcatgtttTTCCAGCAGTTCATGGGCTGCAATGCCATCATCTACTACGCCCCAACCATGTTTGCGCAGTTGGGGCTCTCTGGAAACACCTCTGGTCTTTTGGCGACTGGTGTATACGGCATCGTTAACACGCTTTCAACGTTGCCCGCCCTCTTCTTGAttgacaagcttggccgTCGTCCGTTGCTCATGTGTGGTGCAGCTGGAACCTTCATCTCTCTCGTTATTGTCGGTGGCATCATTGGAGGTTTCGGCTCGGGTCTTGCCGACAATAAGGCTGCTGGCTGGGTTGGTATCGTCTTCATCTACATCTACGACGTCAACTTCTCGTTTTCCTTCGCCCCTATCGGTTGGGTTCTGCCCTCTGAAATTTTCAACCTTGGCAATCGCTCCAAGGCCATGGCTATTACCACTAGCGCTACTTGGATGTGTAACTTTATCATCGGACTTGTGACCCCTGACATGCTGACCAACCTTGGCTGGGGTACCTACATCTTTTTTGCCGCATTTTGCCTTCTTGCCTTCCTCTTTACCTACTTCTTTGTACCTGAGACTCGTGGAAAGAGTCTGGAGGACATGGATCTCGTCTTTGGCGATACTGCATCTCATGAGGAGAAGACAAGGTTGATGGAGATTGCATCTTCTATGGGCCTCACCGAATCCATTCCTGGGCACAAGGTTGGCCTTGCTAAGGAAGACTCTACTACAGCCGAGCATTTTGCTTAA